The genome window ggagtttgcatgttctccccgtgtccgcgtgggtttcctccgggtgctccggtttcccccacagtccaaagacatgcaggttaggttaactggtgactctaaattgagcgtaggtgtgaatgtgagtgtgaatggttgtctgtgtctatgtgtcagccctgtgatgacctggcgacttgtccagggtgtaccccgcctttcgcccatagtcagctgggataggctccagcttgcctgcgaccctgtagaaggataaagcggctagagataatgagatgagactaccgttcaaaagtttggggtcactttgaaattcccttatttttgaaagaaaagcactgttcttttcaatgaagatcactttaaactaatcagaaatccactctatacattgctaatgtgctaaatgactattctagctgcaaatgtctggtttttggtgcaatatctctataggtgtatagaggcccatttccagcagctctcactccagtgttctaatggtacaatgtgtttgctcattgcctcagaaggctaatggatgattagaaaacccttgtacaatcatgctagcacagctgaaaacagttgagctctttagagaagctataaaactgaccttcctttgagcagattgagtttctggagcatcacatttgtggggtcgattaaatgctcaaaatggccagaaaaatgtcttgactatattttctattcattttacaacttatggtgggaaataaaagtgtgacttttcatggaaaacacaaatatgtctgggtgaccccaaacttttgaacggtagtgtacatccacAAAACATACAAatacatgtgaatcaatgagaacggggatgagagtggagtgaagatgcaaggagtagacgtaaagaaagtcggtgaattcaagtacctggggtcaactgtgcaggaaaatgggcgctgtgatagtgaggtgagaaagagagcgcaggcagggtggagcagttggagaaggatttcgggagtcatttgtgataggaaagtcccggcaaaagtgaaaggtaagatgtataagacagtagtgagaccagttgtgatgtatggattggagaccgtacccttaacgaagaaacaggaggcaaagttggaggtggtggagttgaggatgttaaggtttgcgatgggagtgacgaggttggacaggataaggaacgagcacatcagagggacagcacatgtggagagcttgggaatgaagctaagagagatgagtctgggatggtatgggcacatcctgagaagagatgcagagcatgatggaaggagaatgttgaggatggagctgccaggcaaacgaaaatgaggaaggccaaagaggagatacatggatgtggtgagagaggacatgaaagtggcaggtgtggtagagaaggatgcggaagacagggagcaatggagacgaaagatccgctgtggtgacccctaatcaggagcagccaaaagaagaagaagatccacAAAAGATCAAATATTACTGATAATTACACAGTtgtatgaagatatgaagtttatcttcaagtggagaatgtatgtatctatgtttatttatttattcaacacaagaagatacatTTCACATTTTCactccactgtgtaatgttctttatattatatggagacttccacacacaaaaaatacacaagttccatccatccatccattaagccagtatctcactgggctgccacaaattgcgaacgtcatttgcgagagagtttcaaaagtgtcttgaaacattcgtggggcttctcaatttcctcgcatgagtcgcagtgttgctccttcgtcgctgaaattttgaacatgttcaaaaaatttgcgcgacaaaatttctctcaaaatagccgcaaatgcatcgctggtgtcgcaaagccgtcacgaacccttctcaagtcagtttccatgagacaggaagtgccagttcttcagccagtatctcactgggctgcgacagcctgtgattagttggagacacaacaatcgcgataaaatatgtgaatatcaattcagtgtgattccaagtgaaaattgtcactaattcacatattttctcgcaattgttgtgtctccaactagtcgcaggctgttgcagcccagtgagatactggttttatctgtcgccgcttatcctgttctacagggttgcaggcaagctggagcctatcccagctgactatgggtgagaggtggggttcaccctgggcaagtcgccaggtcatcacagggctgacatgtagaaacaaacaaccattcacactcacagtcaatttagagctaccaattagcctaatctgcatgtctttggaatgtgggggaaaccggagcacccggaggaaacccacacggacatggggagaacatgcaaactccgcacagaaaggccctcgccggccacggggctcgaacccagaccttcttgctgtgaggcgacagcgctaaccactacaccaccgtgccgcccctgaaataaatgtattcagataaaaataaatctctcatcaagaaaattatttccaacaaaaacacaaaatgtgccactattactggcatccctgcatttaatactctgtactgtaaccctagctatgtaataggcaagaggccgagggctgcggaaatggagatcggcgccgcccaatgcgccacatggcacaggaaggactttaactttttaacaaccccctttgccagtaaaacagcaccgagtctctccaataacattttataaggttggagatacagagcacagCATCtgggcccattcctctttacacaatctctccacatcatccagggtccgagaCCTTCTCTTGTGCTCTCCCcttttcagctcagcccacaggttttcactggggttcagctcaggggactgagatggccatggctgaaggttgattctgtgctcagcgaaccatttttgtgttgatttggacagcaGATCAATGTCCTGCTGGAAggtccaatgatgacccagttttagtttactggcagaagcagccagattctgatttaaaatgctggtgtttcatggagtccatgatgccttgtacaaggtttccagggcctttggaggaacaaAAGCTCCAAAACAttgcagaacttccaccatattttacagttgggatcaggttcttttcattttagccatccttctttttacaccaaactcaCCGCAAgtgtttattggaaaaaaaagaaGCTCCATTTttcttccatcagaccagagaacacagttccagtcaaagttggagtagagtttcacaaacttcaggtgattaggtttgtggttaactgaaagaaaaggattttttttttctggcaaaccctctaaataatctgttggcatggagatggagtctgatggtggttttggagactcggaAACCCCAAGACTTTACTTTTTATTGTAATTCACCCACAGTGATCTTTGgtgatcattattattattattatttattttttgcctctctgaccctcctcctcactgtgcatggggcaaaataaactcgtctcctcttccaggcgagtttgtaacagttccagttggtgtccacttttttatttttgcccTAGCAGGACAcaggaaatggacattttcaggtgagtagctttttttttaataaccattccctgacttatgaaggtcaacacacttattcatttggtttgtgtgtctcttatctttcccatgttgatgttgagggaatttggtcTCTGTGTTGCATCATATTTgccccccagttaatcaggaaatcatggattacagcttgaaagtccctacacactccagtcaactcacacatgtacaatttaaatgggaaatgtGCTTCAGTGACATTGTGTTCACGAGAAGTTctcggggtgccaataatagtggctttttttttgtacaaaatatatttcttgagggattttttaaaaaataattttatttcaattaaaggttggatttttctcattttttcagtgtgagatgaagcaacttcaccaaaaggtggatccgTCCCCATCTTTATAAAGAGTGAACTGTACTTATAAGGTTATTATGCAGACATACTTTATATGTCCCGTTCTATAATTAAGGGTACATTTTCAAGCGTTGACTCCGTTAGTCATCGTTAACTCTGTTATGGTTCAaccgggcaatccattaacaggaTTCATGatcacagagttgacattttttcccaccattttgtgtcttaactccacatgcgaaCCTCAAAACCAGTGACCACACGgcatgtataaaaaaaataatttaatgtattttaatcatattattgttgatttaaaaaaatgagtGAGAAATTCACACCAATATCATAACAGAGTTGATgaataatctactgttggtgtaaaatcctcaacattttgtttaaattaacgagagaagaaacagaacataacgtacctcactgcctttctgaagtttcctgctaGAGGAAGTGGcctcactcggtgcaggtgtcatgcgtattattaaatcTTTGTGGATTATATAACAGccaagagttgacaagaacattgggatggataaaaaattttttttttctttgactgaaatttcacatcatACAGAAAATTGACTTTCTATGcagttgattttataacagttaataaaataagcccccaaaaacagactgttagactgaatcactttctgtttattggagttgaatggatgaatcaggagccaAAGACAGCCAgtgatgtggggggaggggtggggtcatttagttaatgttttatggataaattgggtctaaaatggggtggcacggtggtgcaatggttagcactgtcacctcacagcaagaaggttccgagttcaagcccagtagctggcgagggcctttctgtggagtttgcatgttctccccgtgtctgcgtgggtttcctccgggtgctccggtttcccccacagtccaaagacatgcagtcggctaactggtggctctaaattgaccgtaggtgtgaatgtgaatggttgtttgtatgtgtcagccctgcgatgacctggcgacttgtccagggtgtaccccgcctctcacccatagtcagctgggataggctccagcttgcctgcgaccctgcacaggataagcggctacagataatggatggatgggtctaAAATGGacatcaagcatcgctattggtgaaagtttgtcacaatttgcattattgttcaatcaaaactgattcaatatttggtggaaataAAAGGTTTAtcatagactacgttcagactgcaccctgaaacgacccatatccgattgttttgcccatatgcgacctgtatccgatttgttattgacaatctgaacgacacagatccgattttttcacatgcgacccaggccgcttggatatgtggtcctaaatccgatgcatatccgatattttcacatgcgactgcagtctgaccggacaggtcgcattcatgcaacctacacgtcatcaacaagagacaaacgtcactattctgcgttggctaatcccgcctctttggtggaaaacaacaacaattgtacagttttcagaatttaaatagacttttatagaattgatcaagctaatggtggatttggtagggacctggatgttgatctgttagcctgattaaataaaacagtttctataactgatttataacttaaaccatcctgtattacaagataagattgttctggaaatttccagtaatttgacaccttcagtctcattagtctgctgcccacattaatcagattattgtgtgagttccgccaccgccacaaaaaccacatcgccaggtctcgcctcatctccatagcaaactgcactggtgtttctgcaccttgagccagcgctgagagaagctgcagaattcagctggctataaacaatctaaataaatatttataaaaatgtagaaaaagtttattaatatgacgaaataaatatgtgcaaattattaagcctgaattaagagtttggtaatacagcggccgtatcccaaatgactgcctactgaagctcgagtgcactatatagagtttaaaaatccattacttcctagtaacatgtagtgcacttatatagaaattagagagacatttaggagtcaaccctcgttaccaggctacacattttcatttcagttcagaaacaaaaacacacaggagacctcacactttaacactaaccagataattaaacaaacaaacaaacaaacaaacaaacaaacaaacaaacaaacaaaaatcattaaacttgaagagtgcgcttttttttgtttacgtaatacgtagatgtgcttattatgtgtcaatttgcgcatgcgggacacttttgagtcgttttccgttcatattggagatcgcatacaagtctcatataattggtaatgtgaacggcctaacaaaaaaatcggatttcacaacaaatcggatatgggtcgtttcaggttgcagtctgaacgtagtgttggaGACGCGAAACCCACCCCGAATTTTAGAACGACCCGTATGTACTTCAGTATAAAGCAGGAGCAATTTAAACGTGCATGGAAGCAGTACACCACAAAATCACTAATAATACAACTACATAACATACTTTTTTGAACATGTTTACACTTTTATTGTCCAATAAGTCATTTCTCTTCACAATAAAGAAAACGAAAGTCACATCAGCACCAAGATGAAGCCTTACCAAAGCCTTACTCAGGTAAACAATCATAATAAACTGAacacaatacaatacagagctgtgGAAAGGCAGACACAAACAGACATATCCACTGATAACTGACCCAACACCGaataatcatacacacacacacacacacacacacacacacacacacacacacacacacacacacacacacacacacacacacacacaccatctctggATGCGTTCTCCAAGTGCTCATATACTGCAGAAGTCTGAAGCAAATGAGTCAGACTTTCATCTGCAGGTAAGTTCTTGTTTGTGGTTTTAAAATCAACCACGAGAAGCAAAACAGAGTTTCTCACATATCGGCTTTTCGATCTGCAAGTACAAATTAATCTACATTCATTCTTTGAGCAGACCAAAGAAGTTCTTGGTGGCTTTAATAATTCAGGCACAGGATCTGCGTAAACTTTCACTAAACTGTTCCTTTTCCTGCATTTTTAATTTTCCAGTAATTCAAAAAAAAgtccactgattttttttttttaaactactagATGTTGAAAATGACCTGAATGAAAATGACTGTAActtctttaacacacacacacacacaagtccacTTCTTGTACAGACAGCACACGCCACTCTTCATCCCCCTCTACCTCCCGTCCAGCTGCTTGTCTCGGGCGATGACGGCTTCGTCGAATTTGATCATGAGCGTGGTGCCCTTGTGCCAGTGGGCCGTGACCTTGGCAGGGAAGCCGCTGTGAGTCAGAATGGCTTCCACTATGCCGGCGGTGAAGGCGGCGCAGTTCAGTGTGCTGTTCTCTTTCGGCACGGAGATGAACGCGTTCACCAGCGGCTCCTTCTCGATGATGTAGTACGTCTTGTCGTCATCGTTGGCCTGCTCCAGCTTGTCCGCTTCCTTACCGAACAGAGACTTCCACACGTTCACCTACAAACACAAACCGTTACCATCTAACAGATTTCTCAACATCATGTAACGACCTTTACACTCTGAAGTGCACTTTATAGACAGACGTTTTACAATCACTTTGTTTTTCCATAGATAAGTGCACTACACTCAGGCTGGATAATGTGAGGTCATAATCGTAATACTGGAATGAAATGATGTCACTTTTTTTGGGCATTTTATAGCTATCGAGATATATTTTTACAACAactgcaaactctggaagcagctCTTTaaaactggaaaaggttacacgtTTTTCCTTGTCAGTGTTAAGTGTTATTAATTCTTTACGAGCAGTTGGTTAACAAACtgacagttgcagtcagaagtttacatacacggaCATGAACGTTAAAGTGATATTGGACTTTCAGGGATTTCTTTGGCCTGGTGTTTTCTGCAGCAGAATGAttacaaaacacaaaaaacataacTAGTGcacaagttttctgaaatcaacacaaggtcaaaattatacacgcAGAATCACAAATATAAAACACCCACTTAGAttgttaattcagtggtgctaaaAGTTACAAAATGTCTCAACTTGCCAAGACCAATGCCTCTTAACTTCATGACgcctgactacagctggtagcttctctgagcACAATATAACAAGGGTTTCTTTGACAGGTACAAGTTATTGGGATGTGGAGCCACTTTGTCGAGCCACTTTCCTGGAAGACGATCCGAACTGTCCCAGtcagctgaaaggaaactggttcagatggtcaggaaccaccaaggcacaagcCTACCATGAACTacaagctgctggaacaccagtgtcactgtTTACTGCTGCTGGCCAAGAAAGCAGCCCCTGCTCCAAACTCCACACCTTCAAACTCGACTAAAGTCTACAGTTGACCACATGGAGAAAGAAACAGCTTTCTGGAGGAACATTTTATTGTCagacgagacaaagattgagttgtttggacacaaaataaaataaagtgccgTTTTGTTGTGCGTGGAAGTTTGAATTGATTAAGAGTTTATATCTCAAGCGAAGAAAACCAATCCTCCATGATGAAGTTAGTTAGATCCAAATGCAAGAGATGACTGGTTTGCGAATATTGACCCTCGTTTAGTAGCTTGATAGATAACGTGAACCAACATGATTTAGAATATAGCGCATTTTTACCTCgtccgggacagagtccaccagggggcgaggtattgttttcggtcagggttggtttgtttttttagttAACGAtcttatgggaaaatggctggatcaatcttggGCATtgctctcaaatagaacctctaaCTTTTTAAAATTCATCCATcaaagtcaccaaaaaggtcaaaatcgtttttgttgtgtctactgcctcatatagaggcgctaaccactatgtcatcgtgctgtaagaatgtaacaatCACACACTGCGCATGcacgtgttccaattaaaatggccggtgagtgtatacaattcagttgacTATTCAAAATAAACGGACTAGATTAAAGAACTCACTTTCAGacgtgtttatgcttattacagagagaaagtgcgttccactgagctctagcgccgggccatttccaggaaataagagtttgggtcatggcgacagcgtgtgtatgtcagccttggttcggaagtttcaattttgaaaactgtaagaggtaagagtagaataatataaagtacagacacttggtatattttacttctatgatttttaaactgttcatttttggattaagcTTAATTTTTGTtctactgcctcagagtaaatatatatgctatatttactgtatggacatgggatcagaaaactattttatttataagcagtagccacatggatccATAGGGGacctattgattttttttttacgatatcttccttcatggggcggcacggtggtgtagtggttagcgctgtcgcctcacagcaagaaggtccgggttcgagccccgtggccggcgagggcctttctgtgcggagtctgcatgttctccccgtgtccgcgtgggtttcctccgggtgctccggtttcccccacagtccaaagacatgcaggttaggttaactggtgactctaaattgaccgtaggtgtgaatgcgagtatgaatggttgtctgtgtctatgtgtcagccctgtgatgacctggcgacttgtccagggtgtaccccgcctttcgcccgtagtcagctgggataggctccagcttgcctgcaaccctgtagaacaggataaagcagctagagataatgagatgagatgagatcttccttcatattcatcataagtgctaccgggcgaggtttgttttgtctggtgACACTTGTTTTGTTCAACAAAGGAAAGTAATATTTCAGTGATTTTTAGAAAATGCTTAAATCTTTTtcagtgtacaaacttttgactggtacggtgTATATACTACTAATCACTGATACTGTAGAAATCACTTAAGGATTTATTACTACCTACTCCTGATCTATAACatgttcattcacacaagaaactcactttcatccgtttgcacatcacactgcaaacatttgcattactgctgctattgatcatttgcactactgctcatatacacctcataagttactcttctagcaccttctccgttacaGATATCGTACTGTATTtagactactgctattttgtacattgattttagagtgtatttttacctatattatataaatattgcttttcttaatataaatatttatctgattttacaagtaaggtgagagagaaacggcatttcgattctcctatatgtcctggatatatagtgaattgacaataaaaaaaaatctttgaatcctGAATTTTGCACTTTAAAAATCTACCGCTTCCCTTGGTTCATTCCACACATCTTGTATGCACAGTCTATGGACTAGTGTCTTGTTTTGTATCTAATAAaaagggggcacggtggtgtagtggttagcacagtcgcctcacagtaagaaggttctgggttcgagcccagtggccagcggggacctttctgtgtgaagtttgcatgttgtctgcgtgggtttcccccacagtccaaagacatgtggttaggttaatatgggacggccttgggctgaggtgcccttgaacgaggcatcaaactcccaactgctctccaggtgctgttaacatggctgcccactgctctgggtgtgtgtgtgcgctcatgtgtgtgttccaggggcgtagctggggtcctggggtgcccatgaCATCCCCCCCCTttgtcagaccatacattttttcaatagccacataagaatattagaaaagtgcccactgtaatttttctaacattttaaaactccgcctcattagggtttctataaccttttatggacttcctgtggtttgggtgcaaaaacccagttctgcgcaagcgcaacacgatcgcactagaaagcatggtcaagctgccagtgtagctggagtctttttagttgcgaattacgagtatttcctcgtgttaataattcatcatgccaaaacaaGTGAAacgttcctccttctttcgacgtgaagaatttattatatattttttttccatcaaagttgcattttgtggctttgaagctaagggggggggcggcacggtggtgtagtggttagccctgtcgcctcacagcaagaaggtcctgggttcgagccctggggccggcgagggcctttctgtgtggagtctgcatgttctccccgtgtccgcgtgggtttcctccgggtgctccggtttcccccacagtccaaagacatgcaggttaggttaactggtgactctaaattgagcgtaggtgtgaatgtgagtgtgaatggttgtctgtgtctatgtgtcagccctgtgatgacctggcgacttgtccagggtgtaccccgcctttcgcccgtagtcagctgggataggctccagcttgcctgcgaccctgtagaaggataaagcggctacagataatgagatgagatgagatgaagctacGGGTAGTAGCTcagtgggctgcgacagcctgcgactagttggagacccaacaattgcaataaaatatgcgaattagcaacaattttcaattggaatcacactgaattgatattcgcatattttaccgcaattgtttgtctctccaactagtcgcaggctgtcgcagcccggctttccctcagcaggcagggaagtagaggaagcctcacggaaactgacttgagaagggttcgtgatggctttgcgacaccagcgacgcatttgcggctattttgagagaaatcgtGTCACGCAAATtttttgaacacgttcaaaatttcagtgatgaaggagcgacactttgcgactcatgcgaggaacttgagaagccccacgaacgtttcaagacacttttgaaactctctcgtgaatgacgtttgcaatttgtcacagcccagtgagatactggctttagttttagtgtgctgtttctagaacacggcatcaagaaaacgtggaagaaacagcaataatggaagagccggtttctgggttcgaaggttctgggttcgaacccagcggccggcgagggcctttctgtgcggagtttgcatgttctccctgtgtctgcgtgggtttccccacagtccaaagacatgcagttaggttaatatgggacggccttgggctgaggtgcccttgagcgaggcagacatgtcaacctata of Neoarius graeffei isolate fNeoGra1 chromosome 22, fNeoGra1.pri, whole genome shotgun sequence contains these proteins:
- the LOC132870656 gene encoding trafficking protein particle complex subunit 5-like codes for the protein MDIRFTKGKSAVLERSLSRPRTEVSLSAFALLFSEMVQYCQSRVYSVSELQARLADLGRGVGAALLDLLVLREKNGKRETKVLNILLFIKVNVWKSLFGKEADKLEQANDDDKTYYIIEKEPLVNAFISVPKENSTLNCAAFTAGIVEAILTHSGFPAKVTAHWHKGTTLMIKFDEAVIARDKQLDGR